The nucleotide window CGAGCACGTCCCCACCGAGGCGTTTCGCCGCCGCCTCGAACGACAGCTTCGTCCGGGTGCTCGGCTCGAAGAAACACAGAGCCAACAGACTGTCGGCGAGCCGGTCGCGGACTGCAGACGGGTCCGCGGCGATCCGCGCCGCCCGGTCCAACAGCCCCTCGATGTCGGCACGGTCCAGTTGCCCGGCCGACAGCAGGTGGTCGTGTCGCATCGTCTCCCTCGGAGTGTGGCTGGCTCTTGAAACCACCGAGACCGGGACGCCGGGGTAGCCACGCGAGTTTTCACCGCCGAGGTCGTACGGCGTGGTGTGCCAGACGACAGCGACCGGGTCCGGGCGCACGTCTTCGTGAGCGGCCGGGTCCAAGGGGTGTACTTCCGGGCGACGACACGCGACACCGCCCGCGAGCACGGCGTCGACGGCTGGGTACGGAACTTGGACGACGGTCGCGTCGAGGCCGTCTTCGAGGGGTCACGCGACACGGTCGAGTCGCTCGTCGCGTTCTGTGAGGAGGGGAGTCCCGCGGCGTCCGTCGAAGACGTGACAGTCGACTACGAGACGCCACGCGGTGCCGACGGGTTCCGGGTGCGACGGTAGCCGGGAGTCACTCCGGGGGTGACGGCTACACCGTGGCGGCGTACCGGTGTTTCAGGTGGCCGAGAATGTCGTTGACGATCTCCGGGTCGTACGTCCAGAACCCGTAGAACAGTCGCTCGTCCGTGTCGCCACGCTCCTCGGCCAGGAGCGCACAGGCGTCCAACGGGTCGCCGGCGCCGTCGAACACGACGAACCAGGACTCGGCGATCTCCTGGCTGTCCTCCTGGTGGAGGGTGACGCCCTCGATCTCCGGCACCCCCGGCGCCGGGGTGCTGTAGGCGTGAATGTCGAGGTTCTTCCCCGCCAGGTCGGCGTACACGTCCGCCTGCTGGCGGATGGCGGCCGTGCGTTGGAACCCGGTGTGGAGCGTCCCCTCGCCTTTGCGCCAGGCGCGGTCCTCGACCTCGCGTGTCGCCGCCATCATCTGCTGGAGGTCGTAGGACGTGAACGTCGCGTCGTCGAGGTGCTCGATGATCGGCGCGAACGGCGAGGTCTCCCGTTCGTCCGTCGGGTCACCGAGGTGTCGGAGGTCGACCGCGGCCAACACCTCGTCTTCGGCGTCGCTGTCCGAGAGAACGGCGTAGCCGGACAGTTGGCTGTCCGTCGTGCCGACCTCGATCCGGACGGTCTGTGACTCGAAGTACTCTCGGAGCTGCCTGACGATATCCCGTGAGGGAGGGTCGAACACGGTCAGCCGCTTCTCGCGGCTCTCGACCCTCTCGATTATCTCCCGGAGTGACATCTGGTCGCGCCAGCTATGCACTACACGAATTTAAAGCTGTGTCTCACCCGGAGACGGGCGACGGCGGGGCTCTGGGAAGCGCTACGGTTAAGTGGCGCGACCCGGAATTCCAGGGTGAGCGCCAGTGGTCCAGTGGTAGGACAGTGGCTTCCCAAGCCACTAGCCCGGGTTCAATTCCCGGCTGGCGCAGTTCTCGGGCCCAGTCGGAGACGTAAGCGACGAACCCGCCGGCCGGGGAGACGGACACAACCCGCTGGACGGCCGTGACGACGGCTTCCCCCGACGGATCCTGTCGGTCGCTGACGACGATCACGCCAGCGTGGTCCGTCGGAGGTGGGTCGGTGAAGTCGGCGTTGTCTGCTGTGAGCAACGGTCGGCCGTGCCTCGCCGCGTACGCCAGAACCGCCTCGTCGTCTGTCCCCTCTCCGAGTTCGTCCACTGCCTTCACCCGGAGCACGTCGTGGCCCGCGTCTTCGAGTGCAGTTCGCCACTGCGGCTCGACACACTCGTCGGTCGGGACGGGGACGGGCGTCACTCCGGCGTGACGACCTGCTCTGCTCCCCGTCTCGTCTGCTCCAGTCGGTCCGCGATGGCCTCCATCTGGTCGCGGTCGGCTTTCGCGTACGCCAGTGCCGAGTGGACCTCCGCGACCGCGAGTTCGTAGCTGTCGGCCAGGTCTCCACCGTCCGGTCGTGATCCTCGTGCCGACGGTAGAGGCGGTGGAGGCCCACCCGACGGCCCTCGATCCGTGGCTGGCCGCCGAGCACGTCGTCCGTCTGGACGATCCGTGGGGTGGGGTCGTCTTTCGTCCGTGGCTCGCCGCTGCTCGTCGTTCGTCCGTTCGTGCTCCAGTCGTATCACTCCGGCAGCGCTGCGGCTGTCGGTCGGTCGACGCCACTCGCTCGCCGTCGGTGACTCGGTGTGCTGTTCGCGCCCACATCTACGACTATCTAGTTACCCCTCAGTTGTGGTTCGGCGAATCGAACGTCCGCCCGACGGTCGGTCACGAGGAATTATTACACGCGCCGGCGAACGCCGGGACACGGATGGACCTCACGGAGATTCCGGGTGTCGGCGAGAAGACCGCCGACGCGCTCGCCGAGTTGGACGACCCCGAGGCGGCGCTCCGGGAGGGTGACGTGGCGACCATCGCGGGCGTATCCGGGGTGTCCGAGGGTCGAGCGGTCGTGATCGCTCGTGGCGCGATCAGACACCGTCACGACGACCCTGGGGGGTGGGCGGCGACGGACCGAGCCAAAGAGGTACACGACCAGGTGTTGTCGTTGCTGCGAGACCGGGCCGTGACGGAGTACGCCCGCAAGCGGCTGGCGACGCTGTACCCCAGCACCGTCCCGGAGCGGATCGCGGAGGTGCGGGCGTGGGCCGCCGACGCCGTCCAGCGAGAGCCGGATCCGGACGTGTTGTCGGCGCTGGAGGGGGTGGCACCGCCGACGGAGCCGTCGGATCTCCGAGTGCGAGAGCGGGCGCTGGCGACCGCCGACGCCGAGCGGTACGCCGAAGTGGAGGCGGCGTTCCCGGAGCTCCCCGTAGAAGTCGTGGAGGGGCCGGAGGACTTGGCGGAGCTGGGACGGTCGTACGCCACCGTGTTCGTGTTGGACGAGACGTTCGCGGGCGTGGACGTGGACGGCGACGTGCGGGTCCTCCCAGAGCCGGAGACGGAGCCGGAGACGGTCGTCCCCGAGCGACTGTTGGCGTTCGTCGCCGACAACCGCGACAGTCTGTCTGCGGCCGCGACCGTCCACGAGCGCGCCGGGCTGGAGCCGGCGTGTGATCTCGGGACGCTCCGCGACGTGCTCGCCCGCGTCGACGACGACGGCGGGATCGTCGGTGACGAGGAGTTGGACCGACTGGCCGACGCCGTCGACGACGTGGGCGCCGCCGCGAGCACGGCCGCGAGCGCCGCCAACGACCACCTCCGGAGCGTGATCCAGGAACGCGACGTGACCATCGAGGGCCAGGACTTCCTCTCGCTCGTCGAGCAGGGTGCCCGCGTCGACTCGTTGCTGGCCCGCGAGCTCGCAGACGAGTACGACGAGGCGATCCGGAAGGCCCGCGAACGGTTCGCCGACGCGCTCCGCCTGGAGCCCGGCGAAGAGGAGATGGCAGAACGGGTGTTCGGCGGCGAGCCGACGTTCCCGGTCGAACACAACGAAGAGCCGCTGGCACGGCTCCGGACGGAGCTGAAGACCGCCCGGGACCGCCGGGCTGCCCGGCTGAAGGCGGACTTAGCCGAGGAGATCGCGGCGCTGCGGCCGGACGCCGAGCAGTTGCTCGCCGACGCGCTGGAGTTCGACGTGGAGCTTGCGGTGGCCCGCTTCGCGGCGGACTTCGACTGTGTGATGCCGACGTTCGTCGGCGACGAGATTCCGGACGATCCAGCGGGGCGCGCGCTCGCGGCCGACGGCGACGGCGGGACGGAGACGGAAGCCGGAGGCGTCACTCGACTCCCCTCCGGCGACGCCGGCGCCGAGATCGAGATCGAAGGCGGGCGGTCGCCGATCCTGGACGAGGCGTTCACGGACGTGGAGCCGGTGGACTACGGCGTCTCCGGGGTGACGATCCTCTCCGGTGTCAACTCCGGCGGGAAGACGTCGACGTTGGATCTGGTCGCGCTGATCGCCACGCTGGCACACGTCGGGCTCCCCGTGCCGGCGGCGGCGGTGCGGCTCCGCCGCGTCTCCGGGCTCCACTACTACGCCAAGTCACAGGGGACGCTCGACGCCGGGGCGTTCGAGTCGACGCTCCGGGAGTTCGGCGACCTGGCGACCGGGGCCGACGGTCGACTCGTCCTGGTGGACGAACTGGAGTCGATCACGGAGCCGGGGGCGTCCGCGAAGATCATCGCCGGCATCCTCGAACGGCTCCACGACCAGGGAGCGACGGCGGTGTTCGTCTCACACATGGCCCGGGAGATCCGCGAGACCGCCGGCTTCGACGTGGCCGTCGACGGAATCGAGGCGCTGGGGTTGGAAGACGGGGAGTTGGTCGTCGACCGCTCGCCCAAGAAGAACCACCTCGCGCGGTCGACACCGGAGCTGATCGTCGAGAAGCTGTCGGACGCCACCCCCGGCGAGGAGGGGTCGTTCTACGAGTCGTTGCTGGAGAAGTTCTGAATCAGAGGCGGACCAGTACGGGCGAGCACACACCAAAAAAGCGAGGCTTGAGCACGATACGTCAGAGATGGACCCCGCTGTTACGGACGGAAGTTCTCGATCTTGTAGACGACGCCTTCTCCGCGTCCGCAGACGAACATTGCGTCGTTGTCCGGCCCACATCGGACGCAGGTGGGCAGCGTAAACCCGTTAGCGACCCGTGGTGTGAACCGATACTGTTGGCTGTCGTGTGGATCGATCGCTGCGACGCTTCCCTTGAACGGCTCTGCGACGTAGACGAGTCCATCCTTCCGGTTGTAGACGGAGCCACCGACTCGCCCAAGCCCTTCTGCTACGAGCCTGTCGTCGTTGACGTGATCGATATGTGTCACCGTCTCCGACTCCGGGTCCATGTCGGCACGAGCGACGTGCCCCAGCGGACCGACGCTGTACAGCAGCGCCTCCCCGGCAGGCGTGACCCACTCGCCACAGTCGATCTGGTACGGTTCCCAGTTGTCCG belongs to Halobaculum sp. MBLA0143 and includes:
- a CDS encoding acylphosphatase, whose protein sequence is MPDDSDRVRAHVFVSGRVQGVYFRATTRDTAREHGVDGWVRNLDDGRVEAVFEGSRDTVESLVAFCEEGSPAASVEDVTVDYETPRGADGFRVRR
- a CDS encoding DICT sensory domain-containing protein → MSLREIIERVESREKRLTVFDPPSRDIVRQLREYFESQTVRIEVGTTDSQLSGYAVLSDSDAEDEVLAAVDLRHLGDPTDERETSPFAPIIEHLDDATFTSYDLQQMMAATREVEDRAWRKGEGTLHTGFQRTAAIRQQADVYADLAGKNLDIHAYSTPAPGVPEIEGVTLHQEDSQEIAESWFVVFDGAGDPLDACALLAEERGDTDERLFYGFWTYDPEIVNDILGHLKHRYAATV
- a CDS encoding helix-hairpin-helix domain-containing protein produces the protein MDLTEIPGVGEKTADALAELDDPEAALREGDVATIAGVSGVSEGRAVVIARGAIRHRHDDPGGWAATDRAKEVHDQVLSLLRDRAVTEYARKRLATLYPSTVPERIAEVRAWAADAVQREPDPDVLSALEGVAPPTEPSDLRVRERALATADAERYAEVEAAFPELPVEVVEGPEDLAELGRSYATVFVLDETFAGVDVDGDVRVLPEPETEPETVVPERLLAFVADNRDSLSAAATVHERAGLEPACDLGTLRDVLARVDDDGGIVGDEELDRLADAVDDVGAAASTAASAANDHLRSVIQERDVTIEGQDFLSLVEQGARVDSLLARELADEYDEAIRKARERFADALRLEPGEEEMAERVFGGEPTFPVEHNEEPLARLRTELKTARDRRAARLKADLAEEIAALRPDAEQLLADALEFDVELAVARFAADFDCVMPTFVGDEIPDDPAGRALAADGDGGTETEAGGVTRLPSGDAGAEIEIEGGRSPILDEAFTDVEPVDYGVSGVTILSGVNSGGKTSTLDLVALIATLAHVGLPVPAAAVRLRRVSGLHYYAKSQGTLDAGAFESTLREFGDLATGADGRLVLVDELESITEPGASAKIIAGILERLHDQGATAVFVSHMAREIRETAGFDVAVDGIEALGLEDGELVVDRSPKKNHLARSTPELIVEKLSDATPGEEGSFYESLLEKF